The stretch of DNA CTTCATTCCCAATccattccagggcttgagcacaaaaatcaaagctgacactccagtgctgcaatgagggagtgctgcactgtcagaggtgctgtttttcagaggtacattaaaccgaggccccacttgcctgcttgggtggaaataaaagatcccatggcactatttcgaagaagagcaggggagttatccctggtaacctgaccaatcagcatcacaaaacaTGAATTGTTtggtcaatatcacattgctgtttgtgggaggttgctgagtgcaaattggctactgcgtttcctgcaacagcaacaacacttcaaaaagtacttcattggcggtaaagtgctttgagacgccCGAtggccatgaaaagtgctataaaaatgcaagtctttctttctttctatcaaGATGAGATTGACAGGAATTGTcctctggggcagggggtgctgAATCCAAGTGTGACAGACAGTTCACACCATAACTTCATCTTGTCTACTGTAGTTCTTGAGTCCAGTATTCTAGTGCAGAAGCTACTAGGACAcattatccatttatttctatatATAGGTAATTGTATTATGTAACACAGAAGTTTCACTACATACCAGCAGGAGGGTTCTGAAGCAGTTGTTTCATCTGGGCTGGAGAAAGTTCTGTCCTGGGCAGGGCAACAATCACCCCTAACTGCATCAGATTATTCTTCACATTAGCTTGTTCCAGTGAACTGTAGAGGTTTGTCGCTGAAACTCTTCTGGAATTCCCATTTGGAAAACGTTCAACAACATAGATCACCATTTCTGTTCTGAAAATAAAAATAGATTATCTTTACATCTCTGTGATCATACGATATGTCTTCACTTACAATGACTGCTTGGATCAACTGATCAGTTAACCAAACCATGGGCACCTTTTGCATGTCTTGTGTGGACAAGTTTTTTAGTCTTCCCAGAAAATTGCAGATCAATAAGAATCTCAATTCTCTTCATCTATAATTAGCAAGACGTCAGAATTGAAAGTACTTGGAAGGTTACTGctaatatttaaatttttaagcatCAATAGGATGTTACCTTTGGGAAGCTTCAGATTAATTATATTGTGGTTATTTAAAATAtctgagagtgaaagggaagaaaCATTTTTGATATTTAGGCCCACCTTGGTCATACATACAAATATATTGTTTAGCACTCAATCGACTTTTTCAAAAGCCTGAAGAAGCTTATACAGTCCAAAGAATTAAAGTAGCTTCTTGATCACATTAATATATATTTCCTTTGTTTACTGTGAATGAAACTTAACCCTCAAGTTCTACTGATACTTTAGTTACAGCACACTTATCATCTCTTAATGTATAAAGTGGCAGGAGAATgggtagcagtgtgtactacaCCATCTTCCTTCTTCTGTTAGTTTGAATCCAGCCTTGACAGGTGGGAAGAAGTCTTCTTTCTCAAGGCTGTAAGGGACCTTATTTGAAACAAGTCTTATGTCAAATGAGTTCATATAACTTCAAATGAATTCCTAATAGGTACAGATATTCAAGCAAAACAGTACAATACCACCAATCTTAATGAAAGCAGCTACAAGGAATGTTAGTGTGGAGAACAGGGGAAAAAGATCACATTGATGTAAAAAGCAAGGATGCTTCTAAAATAATGTGCAAGGGCAattaaaggtcattgacctgaaacttttaattttgtttctctctccacagatgctgcctgacctgttcagTGTAGAATTTTGGTTGTTAGTAGAAATTGTCGGGAGCACAACAGAGGGACTATGGCCCTGCCTCTAGCTGTGCTACAACCGGCCAGGGCAGTTCAATGCTAAAAACAATGAGAAATGTATTCTCTGTGTGAAGATGGGTGTtatcttttttaatattttttggaACATGacggtattctgtaaagaaagcTGTGTGGGTGTCCATGACTAACCAAACTGGAGAaagttagtaaagacagcttgtctgtgggatctgagagatgaaaggtaaagacGCTAAGTGTATGCATTTGCAATGAGAGGCTCTGGTGGAGTGGATTTACAAGTAAATAGTTAGGGTTTAAAAATTGCATTATAAGTCGGtatttgacttttcagctgttaaatttcaatggGTAATTTAGAAGTGACAAgagacttttacaacttacaaaggtttcataagtaaacaagggaaggttattaaattttatttgacccgaaAGCAGAGGCAATtggaagacatgaaagatttttatattttggtaaggttgagttcaaagaggtgctgaagACAATGGAGTCCAAggtgaaagggggaaaaaaagataTTTACAGAAGTTGAGTTGTGTTATCTGTGTGGCGGAGATGGCCTCagacctgtttgtatttttgtagtggtgatttaaaatgtttgaaatgtttttgaagatttatgaataaagtatatttttgcaaaaaaaaggcctcagaccagctctgtgctgagagttTGACGCAACCATCCAGCttcaagccagagaagtctttgttttctgagtgcagtctgtttctgaaatttcttggatttccacagcagaatggaagacAGTGAGAAGTCATGTGGTATACCTTTACTAAAGTAACAGCAGTTTttaccttgggtaatattactggactttTATGgctaaaaatctataagggaacTGCTGCCAaatagtttacttgtgtgttctgatcAAGTGAGTTTTTTTTagggggggaatgttttgtaagtcAATTTCAATTGTGTAATTTTAATCTGCGTGcttaagctttttttttaaaacttcctgtaaataaatcttttaattttaaaatcctaaaagtgttaccCAGGGTTCTATGCTTCAGTAGCTTtcgcctcattttcaaaatacaaaaaaatagattatgatcagtaagacaaacttccctctgggatttggcttgctcagcaaataacattgGCTGCAGTTGTAACACCTGCTATTAGCAACTTCCCTTCACCTTATGCAAAGAGTAATGTGAAATTAACTGACTGGCATACAGTGCACTTACTGATCATCTGGAAGTGCTCGGATTCCTTCAACATTCACCATGATTTGCTGCAACCCTCCAAGAATTTTGTGCAATGATTCCACAATCAGCTGCTGCTGGTTTCGAATGTCTGCCTCTTTTTTGTTAAAAGCCAAAGCTACCAGACCATCCTCATCCTTATTACTGGGTATGCAGCTGAAACCAACAGTCTATAGCAAGATGCAAAACAATGGGAGTTTTAAGGTTAATTACTTTCATATGTCTTCAAGTTTTGATTCTTGGACTGTACAGAAACCTAACAAGACTGCGATAATATAGGTGCCTGACAACATCGACCACGTACAAGTTCTAAATGTCAAAATGGTAACCAGCATCATTATCCTGCAGCACAGTTCACAAGATAATTTATTTCAGTAGCGCACTGCTACCTATGTCATAAGTTATAACAATGAACTTCCAGGTCCAATTTGAGCTCGGAATGTGGTGCCATCTTTGATGGAACAATGCAATCTGGCTGCTCCAATAATAAGAAGTTGAAGTATAGTGGTCAGTTTGCAAATTGGACTGAAAACTCAGCTGCTTATGAACCCTAGTTTTGAAGCcaatcagaaataaaaatggtGTGGAGTTTGATATAGAATGGTAACATGGAGTAGTTACGACAAAGAAAATTCAAACTTTCAAAAAAAAGTATAACAAATACTACATTAAGTATTTAACATTAAGCATTCAAGTACTTCAGCACACTGTTGGAAGATTAAAAACTATTGTTTTTAATTGGGATCTTATCCCAATTGTTTTGGGATTTTGCACAGATAAGAGGTAATTAAACCATTTCATTATCTCTACAAGGGAAAATGTGAGGATCACGGCTATTCAGGTTGGTAGCAGTCACACTTATTTGCTGTGTCAACAGTGCCCATCATTACTGCCAGAGGTAAACCATTAACTCAACAGCGAGAAAGCACATAGCCTCCGAATCCCACTATGTCAGTGATTCATATAACAGGTTGTTACCAATTTTAGGAGTGCTGACAGAATTAAAACATGATATAGAATACAAGATATAGAATAAACTTGTACCATTGTACCCAAGGTCACTTCTGCAATGACCAACACAAAAATTATGAAAATCCTCCTTAGTCTGTTTGTTTCCTTGACCCTGTGCACCCTGCCTCTCTTCACACTCAAATAATGTAAACATTTAAATGTAAAATACTTTCTCTTCATCTATTACACAAAATCCTTTTATTGATCAAGGTACATATCTTTTGAAGACATCATGAGGTTTTCTTTAGGGTTGGGATTGCGACAAATCCATGCGTATGCTGTGTGCACCAGGAGAATGTGAAAGTTTTCACAGAATCTTttcagtgcaaaaggaggccattcggccaattgagtctgcactgactctctgaaaaagcattccacctcgtcccactctcctgccttatccTAATTACCTTgcatgttctctctcttcaggtaacaatccaattcccttttgaatacctcgatcgaacctgccccCGCCATCCtatcaggaagttcgttccagactccaaccaccatctgggtgaaaaatcttttcctcacatcacatttactctttTTGCCTATTATTTTGAATATACCCTCTAGTTCTAGATGCTCTCGAGTgtgaacagtttctcattatttaccctgtcaatacccctcagggtcttgaatacctctattaagtctcctctcagccttcttttctccaaggaaaagagtcccaacctctccaatctatcctcatagctacagttctttatccccgGAATCGTTCTTGTGAGtctcctctgaactctctccaatgccttcatatccttcttcaagtatggcacccagaactggacacagtactccagttgaggcctaacTAGAGTCTTATACTATGGAGGACCTTTTCCCCGCTTTACCTCAAATCCCATGTTATCTTGCACTTTACAAATATTTGaagttacttttaaaaaaaaaattcaccttaAACCGACAGAAAGGGTTTTCTTGAGTGAACTCGACGGGAGCCAAGTGATTGTGGAAGTAGCCTTTTCCTGTTCCCCAGAACGCCTGTAGCTGGTTCCACTTGGCCAATATAGCATCTCGCTCATCTCCCAGTAGAGTCGGTGCAGAAAGGGCACTTGCTGTGTTGATCAGCTGAGCTGACTGTGTCTGAGGCTGTAATGCCTGTCCAAAAAGCCCTCCAGCTATAAATGTACCATGGCAATATGATTATTTTTTTGTCAATTGGGAAATGGGGGAAGGATGTTCTAGTGACCAGAAGAATAGAGGGGAGGAAATTAAGTTATATTTTACTTACAATGAAAATCATCTCTATAGTACATGCCTATGAATTTGCACAATACATAAAATACAAGTGTAACTTTCTCTCTTGCCATCAGTAACCTTGTAGGTAAATACAGAAAAGTATTTTAAGCCTATATATCAATGCCATAACCCTCAAGCAAAACTCCTGGTGGGTTTTGAAGATTTACTATTAACTGCTGAAAGCACATTTGaagttgattttaaaaatgttacatcTTATTCCTTTTAAACTAAAATTTAGTTGGTGTATTTGCCTTCTTATGAACTtactttgctgttgctgctgagtaccgaAGGCACCAAATCCTCCAAATGTGGAACCAGGTACTAAGCCGGTTGTTAGGCCTGTGGCAGTACCCGCGCCAAATCCACCACCAAAACCAAAGCctttattctgtgtattctggaaAAGACCTGGAAAACAAAGAAAACCAAATGGAATTACAAAAGCTAAAAAATGCATCACAGGCCTTCTTAGAGTTACCAAAATGTTATCGTAGTTCAGGTTAATCTAatggaaaaatattttttttaatgcataGTTTAAAAAAGAAACATCAAAAAAGTTACAGATCCCATTACAATGTCTTACAAAGCAGCTACTAACATTTACTTAAAACAAAACCAAAATCAAGTCAAGTTGTAAAAAAATGAAACTCAAGTTTACACAGCAGCTTAGCAAATTTTCAGGGTGCCCCAAAGCACATTCCAACCAACGGATATTTTTGAAGAGCGGTCACTTGCTGTTATGCCAGACAAACAAGACAGCCGAATTTGTGCTCAGCAAGGTCTCTGCTGGCCTCAATTTAACACATCCGTTAAAAGATTGCACCTCTCACGATGCTTGGAATATGTGCTCAAATCTTTCGTCAGGAACTATTAAAATTTGCTATGATTTCCCATCTTTCtactgattttaattttcctCTTTAAACTACAGCTTCCGACTGCACTATGGAGGAAAGAGGCTCTGACTTGGGAGGAAATACTAAGCTCAAACAATTTAAGAACTGAGTTAATATTGAGACACAACCACAAAAATCCAACATAATTTTAACAACGTGGATTAGTTCAACACTCTTGCGctgttaggattagtaagttatGAAGTTCATAC from Carcharodon carcharias isolate sCarCar2 chromosome 1, sCarCar2.pri, whole genome shotgun sequence encodes:
- the nup54 gene encoding nucleoporin p54 isoform X4 gives rise to the protein MAFNLGGGSTGFGPFGTTNTTTSGQTAGFPFGASTGLFQNTQNKGFGFGGGFGAGTATGLTTGLVPGSTFGGFGAFGTQQQQQTGGLFGQALQPQTQSAQLINTASALSAPTLLGDERDAILAKWNQLQAFWGTGKGYFHNHLAPVEFTQENPFCRFKTVGFSCIPSNKDEDGLVALAFNKKEADIRNQQQLIVESLHKILGGLQQIMVNVEGIRALPDDQTEMVIYVVERFPNGNSRRVSATNLYSSLEQANVKNNLMQLGVIVALPRTELSPAQMKQLLQNPPAGVDPIIWEQAKVDNPDPEKLIPVPMVGFKELLRRLKFQEQMTKQHQSRLDIISEDVNELQKNQATTVAKIAQYKRKLMDQAHKVLQVLIKQEIQRKAGYAIQAEEEQLLVQLDTIQSELNAPTQFKGRLNELMSQIRMQNHVGAVRSEERYSVDGDLLGEIKQHLKLQQEGLSHLISVLKEDLEDVKLIEQGLNESVHIRRDLFS